TTTCTTTTCCTTCGATCTTCAAGAAAGATAAATTCAACCAACCCCTCTCTTGGAACCGCGTAGCGATCTCGCGAAAGTAAGATTCCATCTGCGCAGTCATGAATTCGGCCTTATCCGTCCGGCTTTTTCGGTGCAGATCAAAAAAAACTTCCATTTTTCCCGAATGAGAAAGAGGTTCTTCGGCCATGGATAGTTCGAAATTCGTTTCCTTCTCCATTCTACGCATTTTCCGGCGAAGTTCGTGGCGGTCTTTTGAATTCAACCCCTCCAGAAAATTCTCCCAGGTTGGGTGAAGGTCCAGATAAACAGCGATCTCTTCAATTTCCTGGATAACCTGAAAGCCGGAAGATTTCATAAGAGGGGAAAGAAATTGTGCCGTTGGGGAGAACTCGGAGATTCCGTTAAACTCCAGATATTCCCATGGCCCTTCCTTAAAAAATCCGGCCAGGGCGGTGAAGGTCTCTGCTTCATTTCCGGGAGAAATGATCAGGTCCCGGTAATCCCAAACATCCGTGCTGCCCATTAAGGCAAGTCCTTTTTCCCCTTTTTCCCCGCAAGAATTTACAAAAGTCCCCAGGGCAAGAAGGGTTCCCCCCAAGTCCCGAAAAAGGATCACCTTCAAGCTTTGGTTATTCCCGAAATGTTTCAGCCAGATTTCATTCCAGGTCGGGGTAAGAAAAGGATTCTGATAACGACAGGCAGAAAGAAGTTTTTCCCAATCTTTTTTCAAAGATTCTGAATAGGAACTTTCCTCTTGCAACTCAATTTTCATACCTGGTTTCCTGTCATCCGCCGGGTGGAAGGATAGAAGGGAGTTGCCTTGTACCTTGGGCCTCACGCCTTGCGCCTTACGTTTTTTTTAAAACCCGCTAAACGGAACAGGAATAAAAGTCAAAATAAAAATGGCCACTGCCAACCAACCGATAATCTTGCGTTTGTAATCCAAGGGGACCCACCAATCCATCAGGGGAGGATGGCGAAAGCCCATAATGAAAAGAAGAAGCCC
The genomic region above belongs to Deltaproteobacteria bacterium and contains:
- a CDS encoding GNAT family N-acetyltransferase, yielding MKIELQEESSYSESLKKDWEKLLSACRYQNPFLTPTWNEIWLKHFGNNQSLKVILFRDLGGTLLALGTFVNSCGEKGEKGLALMGSTDVWDYRDLIISPGNEAETFTALAGFFKEGPWEYLEFNGISEFSPTAQFLSPLMKSSGFQVIQEIEEIAVYLDLHPTWENFLEGLNSKDRHELRRKMRRMEKETNFELSMAEEPLSHSGKMEVFFDLHRKSRTDKAEFMTAQMESYFREIATRFQERGWLNLSFLKIEGKEIATYFSFDFEETEYVYNSGYDPQFSRFSPGIILAAQCIRRAIEKRMVRFNFLRGREDYKYRLGGKEEKIYRIRVEKR